In Oryza sativa Japonica Group chromosome 1, ASM3414082v1, the genomic stretch TGGAAATATCAATgctacatgttaaggaagatgCAGGTTTTACTATCATATTATCAAGCTCTATCAAGCGTCAAGATTCTAGATGCATAGATCTTTTTGTTCCGCATGAAACATCAAAGTTCAATTTGAGAAGATTTCGACACAAAAACATATGCACATGTTTAATCAAAAATCATACCAGGCTAGTCACATGAAACCAACCACTTATTCTTTTTCAGTAAAAGCAAACAATATACACCATCGAATGAAGGACGGTGGTGAATAAAGGGAAGAGAAACCTCATACAGCAAGTTGTCCTGTAGCAAAGGTACATTTCGGAGCAAAAGGGTGAAGATGGTAACTACTCCAAATGAAGCAGCAGCAAACCACTCTGGGACAGCTGAACATTTAATTCACAAAAATCAAATCAGAAACCTCAAAGGTCAATGTAAAAGCCAACAAACTTATAGGTTCCTAACAATTAAGCAATATACTAGTTCATTCTCAGTTTCTCAGAGGCAACTAATAAGTTCTTCACTAAAGGTAGGCGATAATTTTATTACCTGTAGTTTCAGGCTGCAATGTTTGCCTAGGTACAACTACTGCAACTGGCTTATCATCCTCTGGGTTAATGAGAAGAAAAAGCTTATATTGATCACCAAATTTGTTCTGTTGATATCCAAGAATTGAAAATAGATTAGACATTCAAACATTTGTACAATCTTATACTTCTGAAGAGTGTCCTATTACCTGCAGCCGATTTGTGATCTTCTCATAACTTTTTGCTGGCTGACCACGCAAATTTCCCTTAAACAGTATTCCACCCTTTATAAAAAAGTGAAGGCAGTAAGCAGAGTTAGTTGTTTTGAATAATTCGATATTTATTTACATATGAACATTTCAGATCAGAATATAAAGTATATGCATCACTGAGTATAACTATGTATGAGTTGAGGACGGATGGAACTTTATAAACTCAATTATTAACTGAACATTTTCAAGTGATATGGTATTCTAACTAACAAAGTTATAAATATAATATGCTGCACACAATATGTGGTAAACCATGATATGCAGATAGTAACCTCATAAGGCTCCTGGCTGGTCACGAAAAACGTGTCAAAACCAAAAACTTGATCCTTGAGAATGTCTATTGTAGCCTTGGGGATCCTGACAGATTCATCAAGTTGTTGCTGCATATCATTGTGATTTAAAATGTAAATCATAAGCCTCACTCGTCGGGTTCCAGAATTCAGTAATATAAGATCAAAATAGTACTATTACATATTTTTCAATTCAATAGCCATCTTTGATTCCTGCTTTGATTTTGAATGCAAGAAACAAGAGGTATCCATCTTTGTTTTTGAATTCCTACTGAACTTAGAAACACGTGCACCATAAAGATTAGTAAGGGATTTTACCTTCATTCCTGGCAAAGGTGAACCGACAGCAACATCAACTACTTCCACATTTTCCTATTTATAACAGAATGTTATACATGTAATGGTTGCATTTTCAATGTATAGTACGATAATTAAAGTTGCAGTGACATCAGGTAGAAGTATACCTGTGCATCACTGGCTGGAGTAGCATCTCCATCAATGTTCTGAACTGTGTCACTGGAGCTGAGTGGTTCTGTATTTACAGTTTCGTCTTTCGTCTGGCGAGGCATGGGAAAGCTAAATATTATAGTTCAGTTACAGGTTCATGTAGCTAGGACTAACAGGCATACTGACATAACTAACGCAAGTGACTGTGTTAGTGCAAGTATTGGGCTAATCAAGACATCACAAATGGTAACCTACTTTTGCATTGTACAAACTTATATTTTGAGCAACTGCAGAAGAGTAAGGAACGTACATTATCTGCATTAGTCTCACTTTCTGCAGATCCATTTTCTTGTGTAACACTATCAACCGAAGGTGATGAAGCATCATCTCCAAGCTCTTCTTTCTCCTGgaagaaacaaacaaaagagaaaacatGTTTACCCCCTTGGATTCCTACTAACATGAATAACATGAACTTACTCATCAATTCCACATTTTTTAGTCGCTTTAACTCCACTGAATATTTCACCACTACATCAGAAAACGCGACACTGAATTCAGTTGAAAGAAGCACATGCGGATATCATGGATAGATGATGAAACATCGAAAATGCGACACTTCAAGGTGAGATGCAAAaatgaggggatatccccttaaGGGATGATTTGAGTTTTCCCACTTCAAACTTCAAAGCACAGTAGGCCATCCGCGAATTCTCTGCAAAATGATAAACATACACCGTTCGCGAAAAAAATGATAAACATACACTATTAACATTCAGTCGCCCATACAACAGAAGTGTAACTGTGAATCATGGCACGCCAATTGCAGATCACTACCTAACCCAAGAATTTACAAGGGGGTAAACACACGTAACTACCTCGTCGccattgccgtcgccgtcgggctCAGTCTCAGTCATTGCCTGGCAGACAAACCTTCGGTTCCTGATCCTGCATATAGCACAGTTACTACTACTCCTAAAACAATGGAAATAGAAATATACAAACAAGCAAGTCCAACCAAAACCAAGAAACGCAACTGAAGCGAGTGGGTGGAGCGAAGCTTGAGACCGAGGCGGGCGGGCCTCCCCGTCGCCGGCAAGGAGGTCGACGCGAGGAGGATGCGCTGGCAGCATCCgtacgccgccgcggcagcggcggcggaggactgCGACGGCGAGCAACTCATGGCGGGTAATTGCATTCGCGGCCGTGGTGGTGGAGAGCGCGCGGccttatctcctcctcctcacctcgcTTCGGATTCGGagggaaatagaaaaaaaaatctttcctGCGGCCAGGATCCCACCCctgcacgaatctcaaagccGAAGCTACAAGAGGGGCATTTCCGTCAATAGCTAAATATATATCTTCCTCGACTCCGACAAGAATAGggttccaccgccgccgccgccgctcgccggagagagagagatgaagagctTCCCGGTTGCCGGAGGCCGCAGCGTCTCCCTCGGCCTCTTCTCCGACGTCTCCAACAGCTGGTACGCCACTCGCTGCCAATCTCCTTTTCCTCACCAATCGATTCTTCCACCGAGTTCTTGGTCCCAGCTACGAACTGTGGGGGTGATGAGAGGAAATATCTTGGCCTTCTCGTACTTGTCAGGGAGCTCCTCGAGCTGATGCAGTCAGGGAAGCTGGAGCCGGAGGTCGCA encodes the following:
- the LOC4325486 gene encoding probable zinc metalloprotease EGY2, chloroplastic, which produces MQLPAMSCSPSQSSAAAAAAAYGCCQRILLASTSLPATGRPARLGLKLRSTHSLQIRNRRFVCQAMTETEPDGDGNGDEEKEELGDDASSPSVDSVTQENGSAESETNADNTKDETVNTEPLSSSDTVQNIDGDATPASDAQENVEVVDVAVGSPLPGMKQQLDESVRIPKATIDILKDQVFGFDTFFVTSQEPYEGGILFKGNLRGQPAKSYEKITNRLQNKFGDQYKLFLLINPEDDKPVAVVVPRQTLQPETTAVPEWFAAASFGVVTIFTLLLRNVPLLQDNLLSTFDNLELLKDGVYGALVTAAIIGVHEIAHILAARDTGIKLAVPYFVPSWQIGSFGAITRIVNIVRNREDLLKVAAAGPLAGFSLGFVLLLLGFILPPSDGLGLVIDPAVFHESFLVGGLAKLILGDALKEGTKLSINPLVLWAWAGLLINAINSIPAGELDGGRIAFAMWGRKISSRISSLAIGLLGISALFNDVAFYWVVLIFFLQRGPISPLSEEITEPENNYISIGVAILLFGLLVCLPYPFPFDPSQLTDFDL